In the genome of Variovorax sp. PAMC26660, the window TTCAGCGTTCTTGTCACGGTGACTCGGCTCAATGCAGTCATTGCGGCAATTTTCTCGTGCGTGAGATCGACTTGAAAGTTCTTTGATTCCTGTGTCAATGGAAATTCGCTGTTCGATTGCAATCGCGCAATACGCAAAAGCAGATCGACAACCCGCTCTTTGGGCGCCGCTGATGCAACGCCTGCAAGCTTTTCAACAACCATTTGATTCTTGAAGCCGAGGAGTTGAATGAGCGAAGCCGCGAGCTCGGGCATGGTGGAGAATTTCTGGGTGATATCCGCCGGGAGATAGCGGCTGAGGATCGCGGGCGCAACCACTCGCGTCGTGGTCGGGCGAGGCCTGTTGGCGAATGCAGGGCCTTCACCAAAAATTGCACCCGGCCCGAATATCTCGAGCAGAAATTCCGCGCCATTGCTTCGCTGGAGTGTCGAGTGAACAAATCCGGATCGAAGAAGATAGAAATAACTGTGCCGCTCCCCTTCCCGGGCCAGCACGTCCCCGGCTGCCAAGCTGACGACGTTGCCCAGATGAGTGGCTTCGATCCATGGGGTCGAGAGGGCCAGGGAGGCGTCCCAACTGGCATAGGCCGAGGATTCGGAATTTATTCTTTTCATTCAGAAGGCCGCGGCCGTTGAACTGCAGGACGGTAGTGTGGCGTCAGCTTCACCGGGTGAACAACGACCTTGTGCATGGCAAGGTCGCCGTTCGCAGACCTGTCAGGTCGTCGTCTCGTCGAGCGCGTTGCCCGCATCCGGATGGGCCAGGTGCGCGGTGTCGCTCCAGCCCACGAGGCTGAAGCCTTCGGGCGTCCACAGCATGCGGTTGATGGCCGCATTGCCGAGTTGCCAGGTGCGCGGAGCCTGCAAGGCCTGGCGGGTGGCCGCCCGGTACAGCACGTCCATCACGCCGCCATGCGCCACCAGCGTGACCAGTTCGCCCGGATGGCGCGCCGCCAGCTCCGAAGCCACGCCCGTGATGCGGTCGCGGAACGTCAGCAGGCTCTCGCCGCCTACAGGTTCGAACTCGGGGTCGCGCTCGCGCCAGCGCTTGGCTTCTTCGGGCTTCATCGCCTCGATCTCCGCGAAGCTCATGCCCTCCAGGTCACCGAAAGCGCGCTCGCGCAGGCGGGGCTCGGGCTGCACCGGCAGGCCGTGGGGCTTGGCGATGGCCTCGGCGGTCTGCCAGGCGCGCGAAAGATCGCTGGCGTAGATGACGCCGATGGGTTCGTCCGCCAGCGCCTGGCCGGTGCGCTCTGCCTGCCAGAGGCCGGTGGCATTGAGGCCGATGTCGATGTGCCCCTGGATGCGGGTGCCGACATTCCAGGCGGTTTCGCCGTGGCGCACGGCGATCAAACGGGTGATTTCTTCCATCCGCGGAATTCTAGAAGCGCGCTGCTTCCTTCTATTTCTTCGCGGTCGGCGGGTTCAGGTCGATGTTCACCTGGCGCTCGCCCTGCGGCGGATTGGGAAAGCCCTGCAAGGCCGCCTGGAACATCACCGGCAGGATGGCCGCGCTCGCGTTGTAGGGGCCGTCGTTGCGGGCCCGCGTTTCGTAGACCACGCGGTTGCTGCCGACCTCGCGCAGCACGATGCTCACCTCGCGCTCATACCAGGGGTTGGCCGCGGGCGGCATGAACACCGGGCCGCCGTACCAGCCGCCGCCGTAGAAGCGCCGGCCGTAGCCGTAACCGCCATAACCCCAGGGGCCGTCGTACAGCCACGGGTCGGCCCAGGGCGAGAGGCCGGCCGTCACGCGGGCACCGATCTGTGCGCTGTATTGCGGCTTGGTGTCGTCGCGGCGCAGGCCGACCTTGTCGAGCGCGGCGGCGGCCATGGCTTCGAGTGATTCCTGTCGGGCGGTGTCCGCCTGCTGCGAGGGTAGCCGCTCGAAGCGGTAGGTGGCGCCGGGGGCCACGGTGCCGAGCGAAGAGAAGCTTTTCACGTTGCTGTCGACCACCCAGGAGGTGGCGCAGCCCGACAGGGTTGCTACTAAAAGAAGAGCGGAAAGCGCAAGTTTCATAAGGGTCTCCGGGCCAAGTGCCCTAAATTCCCCTGGGTTGCCCGAATCAGCCCTGGACGATGCGCAGGGCCGAGGGTGCCTGGGAGAGCAGGTCGAAAGAGGGCGTGTCGAAGGCCTTGTCACCCTCGTCGTCTGCCACGCCCGTCGCCTTCAGACCCTTGAAGTCGTGCCGCGTTCCGTCGAGCAGGTGAGAAGGCACGACGTTCTGCAGCGCGGTGAACATGTTCTCCACGCGGCCGGGGTGCTTCTTGTCCCACTCGCGCAGCATCTCGCCGACCTGCTTGCGTTGCAGGTTTTCCTGGCTGCCGCACAGCGTGCAGGGAATGATCGGGAATTGGCGGTGCTGCGCCCAGCGCACCGTGTCTTTTTCGGCCACGTAGGCCAGCGGACGGATCACGACATGCTTGCCGTCGTCGCTCACCAGCTTGGGCGGCATGCTCTTCAACTTGCCGGCGAAGAACATGTTGAGGAAGAAGGTCTGCAGCATGTCGTCGCGGTGGTGGCCCAGCGCGACCTTGGTGGCGCCCAGCTCGTCCGCCACGCGGTACAGGATGCCGCGGCGCAGCCGGCTGCACAGCCCGCAGGTGGTCTTGCCCTCGGGAATCACGCGCTTGACGATGCTGTAGGTGTCCTGGTTCTCGATGTGGAAGTCCACGCCCAGGTCGCTCAGGTACTTGGGCAGCACTTCTTCGGGAAAGCCAGGCTGCTTCTGGTCGAGGTTGACGGCGACGATGTCGAAGTGAATCGGCGCGCGGGCCTTGAGCTTGAGCAGGATGTCGAGCAGCGCGTAGCTGTCTTTTCCGCCCGAGACGCAGACCATGACCTTGTCGCCCTCTTCGATCATGTTGTAGTCGACGATGGCACGGCCGACCTCGCGGCACAGGCGCTTTTCGAGCTTGTGCGTCTCGCGTTCGATCTTCAGGGAATTGGCAGTGGCGTCGGCGGCGGCGGGCGCCTCGTCGATCCAGACGGCGTTCATGGTCAGGCTACTTCGGGGAGTCGGGGGAAGGCGTCGATTGTCCCCGATCCCCATGGCACGCGCTACGCGGCGGGAAAGGCGGTGCGCATGGCGTCCACGAAGAGCCGCAACTTGGCCGGGTAGAAGCGCGCGTACGGGTACAGCATGTACACCGGCGCGGCGGCCGCATGCCATTGCGGCGCCAGGTGCAGCAGCCGGCCGGCCGCGAGCTCCTCGGCCAGCATCCAGGTCGACAGCACGCCGACACCCACGCCCAGCACGGCCGCGCTGCGCAGCGCATTGAGGCTGTCGGTGATCATGCGCGGGCGGATCTGCACGCGGTACACCTCGCCGGTGGTCTCGTGGGTCAGCGCGATCTCGGTGCGGTAGAAGTTGCGCGCTGCCATCCAGGGCAGGGCTTCGAGGTCGCGGGCGTGCATGGGTTGCGCCGCCTCCTTGAAAAGAGACGGCGCGCCGACCGCGATGCGCGGCACCTCGGACAGCCGGATCGCGACCACGCCCGGGTCGGTCACCTCGCCGACCCGGATCGCGCAATCGACGCCCTCGGCGATGAAGTCGGGCGTGCGGTCCTGCGGGCCGTCGTGCAGCAGCCATTCGACG includes:
- a CDS encoding DUF4136 domain-containing protein — encoded protein: MKLALSALLLVATLSGCATSWVVDSNVKSFSSLGTVAPGATYRFERLPSQQADTARQESLEAMAAAALDKVGLRRDDTKPQYSAQIGARVTAGLSPWADPWLYDGPWGYGGYGYGRRFYGGGWYGGPVFMPPAANPWYEREVSIVLREVGSNRVVYETRARNDGPYNASAAILPVMFQAALQGFPNPPQGERQVNIDLNPPTAKK
- a CDS encoding histidine phosphatase family protein, with the protein product MEEITRLIAVRHGETAWNVGTRIQGHIDIGLNATGLWQAERTGQALADEPIGVIYASDLSRAWQTAEAIAKPHGLPVQPEPRLRERAFGDLEGMSFAEIEAMKPEEAKRWRERDPEFEPVGGESLLTFRDRITGVASELAARHPGELVTLVAHGGVMDVLYRAATRQALQAPRTWQLGNAAINRMLWTPEGFSLVGWSDTAHLAHPDAGNALDETTT
- a CDS encoding Crp/Fnr family transcriptional regulator, whose amino-acid sequence is MKRINSESSAYASWDASLALSTPWIEATHLGNVVSLAAGDVLAREGERHSYFYLLRSGFVHSTLQRSNGAEFLLEIFGPGAIFGEGPAFANRPRPTTTRVVAPAILSRYLPADITQKFSTMPELAASLIQLLGFKNQMVVEKLAGVASAAPKERVVDLLLRIARLQSNSEFPLTQESKNFQVDLTHEKIAAMTALSRVTVTRTLNLLSREGVIETRAKQVIIHDASALRRLHYKNS
- the ttcA gene encoding tRNA 2-thiocytidine(32) synthetase TtcA codes for the protein MNAVWIDEAPAAADATANSLKIERETHKLEKRLCREVGRAIVDYNMIEEGDKVMVCVSGGKDSYALLDILLKLKARAPIHFDIVAVNLDQKQPGFPEEVLPKYLSDLGVDFHIENQDTYSIVKRVIPEGKTTCGLCSRLRRGILYRVADELGATKVALGHHRDDMLQTFFLNMFFAGKLKSMPPKLVSDDGKHVVIRPLAYVAEKDTVRWAQHRQFPIIPCTLCGSQENLQRKQVGEMLREWDKKHPGRVENMFTALQNVVPSHLLDGTRHDFKGLKATGVADDEGDKAFDTPSFDLLSQAPSALRIVQG
- a CDS encoding LysR family transcriptional regulator codes for the protein MTTPLSAPPSVDRIELMQTFVHIVEAGSLSAAAAQMGTTQPTVSRRLQALERSLGVRLLQRSTHAMKLTEDGERCFDRAKELILSWSAFEAELRGDGDHPEGRLRVVAPHVFGQQLLVGPLAAYLHRFPQMTVEWLLHDGPQDRTPDFIAEGVDCAIRVGEVTDPGVVAIRLSEVPRIAVGAPSLFKEAAQPMHARDLEALPWMAARNFYRTEIALTHETTGEVYRVQIRPRMITDSLNALRSAAVLGVGVGVLSTWMLAEELAAGRLLHLAPQWHAAAAPVYMLYPYARFYPAKLRLFVDAMRTAFPAA